CAGTTCTACTTTCAAAATGGGCGTCCTCCGCCCAATGAGCTGAAAGAACAATGCTTGCTTAGAGTCGACCATTTATTCTCCGATCACTCGCATGGGCTGCAGATACATGGTGAGATATCGCTCATAAATGGGTTATAGCCTGAAAGGCCAGTTGACAACTTGGGAAAAAAGGTTTCCAATTAGCAGCACACTCTAGCTGTTTAAGCAATTGCGCACCCTCCTGATTTTGactaaaattaactttttttaatgtTTCCATGAGACAAAAGTGAATATTTGTCTAATGTTCACTTTATAACATACAAAAGAGTTAATAATAGCTCGGTTctgatttttcatttttctatGGTATGTCAGAATTCAAGTCAGTTACCAAGGAAGTATGCAAGCTACCATCTTTTCTTTCCACATCTCTTTACAGAAAGATCGAAAATGGAGCTGGTATTGTGACAAGGTTTGTACTTTAAACTTTTGTAACTCAACTTGCATATTTCTCTGTTCCATGAACATGAGTGGTAGTTCTTGGATTTAGCTGTTTGAAAGGCTGTTGTCTCCAGTGTTGTAAACCGAGGATCGTGGAAAATAGAAGTTTGTTCAATTTCTGCTGCACAACAGTGCTTTGGCAGTCACTATTCGACAAAGTGTTGTACTAAGTAGCTTAATATGGAACAAAAGCGATTTggtcaaaatgttgtactaaaTAGCTTAATATGGAACAAAAGTGATTCGTTTAAATTCTACTATGCTATAATCCGCTATttaacaacaatggttatcttgaGATGCTGACAGCCTGGAATGCCATAACAATTGTTGTATGTTGATAAGGAATAGTACTACTGATTATTCAGAAAGGATAAGTGCTTTTAGGATTATATTACGAGGTTATCCCTGATTTAGAAATTGCTTAAAAATAGACGTATTCATGTTGAAATTATATGGCCGCGTGACTTAGGAAAATTTCACATCTTAAATTTAATATCGAATCTTTAGTGGCGGTTTGATAAAGGAAACTATTATCATTTAATAATGAAAAGAGCATTAAAGAAAAAAACAGAACCATTACTATCTCCGTCCGGCAAAATTTTCCCGGTCCCTTTTTGTAAGACCCTTTCCAATTAACAAGATATATTAATCACCTTTTCACAAAAATATAAGAATTACAATTTAATGATCTTGTTCGCTGTAGTTATTATTTCTTATTATTAGTATTACTTATGCTTTATTCTTTGATTTAATATTCCTTCAGGAAAGCATTTATTGATTATTGGATTAATGGCAACATGCTGACGATGGATATAGCGACCCAAATATTCACAATTTTGAAGCAACCACAGTTCAATTACCTTACTCAGGTTTGTTGCCTTTTCTGCTTTTCATTTCATGTATAATGTATCAAACATGTCATTTGTTCATTTTCCATTTGATACTAAATGAATTACCTATTTAGGGTCAAATTTATTGATCTTTTTGgctttattattataattacatCCATCCTTTTTGAGAACTATATTATACTTCATATCAGGATGATTTTAAACCTATACTGCGCGAGCTTTTGGCAACTCATCCTGGGCTGGAGTTCCTGCAGAGCACACCCGAGTTTCAAGAGAGATATGGTTTGTCTTCCATCTTGGTTATTGCTGTGCTTGCTTCACTGACTTATCCTTTTTATTAACGTGACCCTAATAATGGTTTCTGTCTTCGTATCATTTGTGTATGGTTTTTTTTTATACAATTTGTCGACAACAATATTATCCAACCCATTTTCTGTTAACACTATTTGTTAATCATCTTTACACTTTTCACATTCAATACCAGTCTTACCTCTTTGTCAGTGGTGCCATGCTCTCATGTACTTGCTTTTCTAATGGCCCAGCTGAAACCGTGATATATAGAATATATTACTTCATCAATAGATCAGGAAATGGCCGTCTTACCCTGAGGGAGCTGAAGCGTGGAAATATAATTGATGCGATGCAGCATGCCGATGAAGAAGAAGACATCAACAAAGTTTTGAGGTAGATATATTGTTTGAAAATGCCATTACCATGCCCTTTGATAAGTGACATTGGTTTCGTTTTTCAAAGGAACTAAATATACTTATATTGAAATGCAGTAATAAGTATGTTTGGACTCATTTATCTGCAGATACTTCTCGTATGAGCACTTTTATGTTATATACTGCAAGTTTTGGGAGCTGGATACAGATCATGATTTCTTGATAGACAAGGAGAATCTTATTAGATATGGCAATCATGCACTTACCTATCGAATTGTCGATAGAATATTTTCTCAGGTTGATGCACTTGCcacttttttttatatgatttataaGATCATTTGTTGATGACTCATATTTAAACTCTATCATCAGGTTCCAAGAAAGTTTACAAGCAAAGTTGAGGGAAAGATGGGATATGAAGATTTTGTTTATTTCATACTATCAGAAGAGGACAAAACATCTGAGCCAAGTCTTGAATATTGGTATTTCGTTTCCCATTCATTTTTCCGATTCATTTGTCACTTTGTCCTCTCTATTAAGATGTCACCAGATTAGTTGCTAATACTTGAGTTGTTTCCTTGTTTTCAACTActtaaataaaaggaaaaaaacttTCCTCATATTTGCATAGTAAACCAATCTACCAAACAGGTTTTGTTCTTTAAATAAAGGTTTTGCATTAAAAACAGTCCTCTGCGAATTCAATTCCCGCAGACAGACCCTTAGGGAAACATTAGAAAATTTACCCAGTTGGGGCTTATTAGCTATTGACTTTAACTCTGACTTGTCATGATTAGGTTTAAGTGTGTTGATTTGGACGGAAACGGAGTTCTTACAAGGAATGAACTGCAATTTTTCTACGAGGAGCAACTGCATCGAATGGAATGCATGGCTCAAGAACCCGTTCTTTTTGAAGACATACTGTGTCAAATAATTGACATGGTTAGATGTGAGGTTTGTTTTTCAATCTTCCTTTTATGATTGATTGGTCATGTTTCATTATGTCGTTAGGAATTCACATTAGGTGGAAAATGATGCAATTCGttaaaaagtttgtttttttttcatggAAGATGGCATATTCCAATATGCatatttggttcttctcttttttccaTCTTTGTTATTTGGTTGATTTCATATTATCCACTTAAACTTTATGACATCTTTATTTcctgaatttaaaattaaaatattctttCTGCAGAACGAAAGCTATATCACTCTGCGTGATCTGAAAGGTGGTAAACTCTCTGGAAGCATTTTCAATATCCTGTTCAATCTAAATAAGTTCATGGCCTTTGAAACTCGTGACCCATTTTTGATTCGCCAGGTACATGAATTGTTCAATAAAAGTTGATATATATTATTGTGCCATCATCATGATTGGCTTGTGTTGATTAGTTTTTTGACCA
The Vicia villosa cultivar HV-30 ecotype Madison, WI linkage group LG6, Vvil1.0, whole genome shotgun sequence genome window above contains:
- the LOC131610690 gene encoding probable serine/threonine protein phosphatase 2A regulatory subunit B''delta, with translation MRMEVASDVASLDVELLQLPEVSTIGLKSNFTFVETLYQQWLSLPESNRLATSLLNDVKSGVPLNVPGCSSPNASSNSLPSMFPAGTAPPLSPRSSSGSPRIVKQRGPSNLGSSFKVVSEPVKEVIPQFYFQNGRPPPNELKEQCLLRVDHLFSDHSHGLQIHEFKSVTKEVCKLPSFLSTSLYRKIENGAGIVTRKAFIDYWINGNMLTMDIATQIFTILKQPQFNYLTQDDFKPILRELLATHPGLEFLQSTPEFQERYAETVIYRIYYFINRSGNGRLTLRELKRGNIIDAMQHADEEEDINKVLRYFSYEHFYVIYCKFWELDTDHDFLIDKENLIRYGNHALTYRIVDRIFSQVPRKFTSKVEGKMGYEDFVYFILSEEDKTSEPSLEYWFKCVDLDGNGVLTRNELQFFYEEQLHRMECMAQEPVLFEDILCQIIDMVRCENESYITLRDLKGGKLSGSIFNILFNLNKFMAFETRDPFLIRQERENPTLTEWDRFAHREYIRLSMEEDVEDVSNGSAEVWDESLEAPF